The following coding sequences lie in one Aspergillus puulaauensis MK2 DNA, chromosome 3, nearly complete sequence genomic window:
- a CDS encoding putative F-box and JmjC domain protein (COG:B,T;~EggNog:ENOG410PGKP;~InterPro:IPR001810,IPR041667,IPR036047,IPR003347;~PFAM:PF13621,PF00646,PF02373,PF12937;~go_function: GO:0005515 - protein binding [Evidence IEA]): protein MPDITTLGSHNGGDAVVDEEAAHDAIPGHPLGVKPSGNALFASENIRNAIGTFNLVPDELILILLEFLDCRSLLQLGQTCKAFYAFTRTEDLWKALFTSSSPASFAWRGTWRATYLNLQPSRVAYLDCSSLFSDTLHRPFYCAHLSLDPYASNIPARNQITRLPNLTPEEFQEKWSNTPFILTEPVKEWPAYHQWSVETLLPKHGETPFRIEAVDWPLRTYVDYMNNNSDESPLYLFDKEFVSKMGIKAGPRDQEPDAMYWPPPCFGEDFFSVLGNDRPDRQWLIIGPERSGSKFHKDPNATSAWNAVVRGSKYWIMFPSSSKLPAPPGVYASEDQSEVTSPLSIAEWLLGFHAEARRTQGCIEGICGEGEILHVPSGWWHLVVNLEPAIAVTQNFIPRAHLTAALDFLSNKADQVSGFRRGVTNPYERFVAKMQESDPESLQSALDELKKKSEGKKRKWDEIVHGKPSTDDANGEPDTGGFSFGFGDDSDAEVP, encoded by the exons ATGCCAGACATAACCACCTTGGGCAGCCATAACGGCGGTGACGCAGTTGTGGACGAGGAAGCCGCACATGATGCAATTCCAGGTCACCCTCTAGGTGTCAAACCGAGTGGCAATGCACTTTTCGCCTCTGAGAACATTCGAAATGCGATTGGCACATTCAATCTGGTACCCGACGAGTTGATTCTGATATTATTGGAGTTCCTTGACTGCCGGAGCCTTTTGCAGCTGGGCCAGACATGCAAGGCGTTTTATGCTTTCACGAGGACGGAGGACTTATGGAAGGCCCTTTTTACCAG CTCTTCCCCTGCATCGTTTGCCTGGAGAGGAACATGGCGCGCCACGTACCTGAACCTGCAACCTTCTAGAGTCGCCTATCTGGACTGTTCGAGCCTGTTTTCAGATACCTTGCATCGACCGTTCTACTGTGCGCACCTTTCCCTAGACCCATACGCCTCTAATATCCCTGCTCGAAACCAAATCACCCGCCTACCGAACCTTACCCCCGAAGAATTTCAGGAGAAATGGTCGAACACGCCGTTCATCCTTACAGAACCTGTGAAAGAATGGCCAGCATATCACCAATGGTCAGTGGAAACACTGCTACCTAAACATGGAGAGACACCGTTCCGAATAGAGGCGGTGGACTGGCCTCTAAGGACATACGTGGACTACATGAACAATAACTCGGATGAAAGCCCATTGTATCTCTTCGACAAGGAGTTCGTTTCAAAGATGGGAATCAAGGCGGGACCTCGAGACCAGGAGCCAGATGCTATGTACTGGCCGCCACCTTGTTTCGGAGAAGACTTTTTTTCGGTTCTTGGGAACGACCGACCTGATAGACAGTGGCTCATAATCGGACCCGAAAGATCTGGAAGTAAGTTCCACAAGGATCCCAATGCTACCAGTGCTTGGAATGCCGTCGTTCGTGGCTCTAAATACTGGATTATGTTCCCTTCCTCATCTAAGCTCCCGGCTCCACCTGGAGTATACGCGTCGGAGGATCAAAGTGAGGTGACTTCCCCACTAAGTATCGCGGAGTGGCTTTTGGGCTTCCATGCTGAGGCCCGCCGTACACAAGGTTGTATCGAAGGCATCTgcggggaaggagaaatTCTCCACGTTCCATCTGGATGGTGGCATCTGGTGGTAAACCTTGAACCCGCTATCGCAGTTACGCAGAACTTTATCCCACGTGCCCACTTGACCGCCGCATTGGATTTCCTTTCCAACAAAGCCGACCAGGTATCTGGTTTCCGGAGAGGCGTTACTAATCCATACGAACGATTCGTGGCCAAGATGCAGGAATCCGACCCGGAATCTTTGCAGAGTGCTCTAGACGAGCTGAAAAAGAAATCCGAaggcaagaagcgcaagtgGGATGAAATCGTACACGGCAAACCGAGCACAGATGATGCGAATGGCGAGCCCGACACCGGTGGATTTAGCTTCGGATTCGGTGACGACAGTGATGCGGAAGTCCCATGA
- the tif1 gene encoding putative eukaryotic translation initiation factor 4 (COG:J;~EggNog:ENOG410PFHJ;~InterPro:IPR027417,IPR001650,IPR014014,IPR014001, IPR011545,IPR000629;~PFAM:PF04851,PF00270,PF00271;~go_function: GO:0003676 - nucleic acid binding [Evidence IEA];~go_function: GO:0004386 - helicase activity [Evidence IEA];~go_function: GO:0005524 - ATP binding [Evidence IEA]): MASNDKGLEEIPDNQIESNYDEITDSFDAMDLKAELLRGVYAYGFERPSAIQQRAILPIIKGSDVIAQAQSGTGKTATFSVSALQKLDPNVKACQALIVAPTRELAQQIQKVVIAIGDFMNIQCHACIGGTAVRDDMNALREGPQIVVGTPGRIQDMIQRRVLKTDQMKMFILDEADEMLSRGFTEQIYDIFQLLPQSTQVVLLSATMPQDVLEVTTKFMRDPVRILVKKQELTLEGIKQFYIAVEKEEWKLDTLSDLYETVTITQAVIFCNTRRKVDWLTDKLTARDFTVSAMHGDMEQGQRDVIMKEFRSGSSRVLIATDLLARGIDVQQVSLVINYDLPANRENYIHRIGRGGRFGRKGVAINFVTADDVRMMREIEQFYSTQIEEMPMNVADLI; encoded by the exons ATGGCTTCCAACGACAAGGGTCTCGAGGAGATCCCCGACA ACCAGATCGAGTCCAACTACGATGAGATCACCGACTCTTTTGACGCCATGGATCTGAAGGCTGAGCTCCTTCGCG GTGTCTACGCCTACGGTTTCGAGCGTCCCTCCGCTATCCAGCAGCGTGCTATCCTGCCCATCATCAAGG GCAGCGATGTCATCGCTCAGGCTCAGTCCGGGACCGGAAAGACCGCCACTTTCTCCGTCTCTGCTCTGCAGAAGCTCGACCCCAACGTCAAGGCTTGCCAGGCTCTGATTGTCGCTCCCACCCGTGAATTGgcccagcagatccagaaggTCGTCATTGCCATTGGTGACTTCATGAACATCCAGTGCCACGCCTGCATTGGTGGTACCGCTGTCCGCGATGACATGAACGCTCTCCGTGAGGGCCCTCAGATTGTTGTCGGTACCCCCGGCCGTATCCAGGACATGATCCAGCGCCGTGTCCTCAAGACCGACCAGATGAAGATGTtcatcctcgacgaggcCGATGAGATGTTGTCC CGTGGTTTCACCGAGCAAATCTACGAcatcttccagctcctcccccAGTCCACCCAGGTCGTCCTGCTCTCTGCTACCATGCCCCAGGATGTCCTCGAGGTCACCACCAAGTTCATGCGTGACCCCGTCCGTATCCTTGTCAAGAAGCAGGAACTTACCCTCGAAGGTATCAAGCAGTTCTACattgctgttgagaaggaggagtggAAGCTCGACACCCTCTCTGATCTCTACGAGACCGTCACCATCACCCAGGCCGTCATCTTCTGTAACACCCGCCGCAAGGTCGACTGGCTCACCGACAAGCTCACTGCCCGTGACTTCACTGTCTCCGCCATGCACGGTGACATGGAGCAGGGCCAGCGTGATGTTATCATGAAGGAGTTCCGCTCCGGATCTTCTCGTGTCCTCATCGCCACTGACCTTTTGGCCCGTGGTATTGATGTCCAGCAGGTTTCCCTGGTCATCAACTACGATCTCCCCGCCAACCGTGAGAACTACATTCACCGTATCGGTCGTGGTGGACGTTTCGGTCGTAAGGGTGTTGCCATCAACTTCGTCACTGCTGACGATGTCCGTATGATGCGCGAAATTGAACAGTTCTACAGCACCCAGATCGAGGAGATGCCCATGAACGTTGCTGACCTCATCTAA
- a CDS encoding chromatin modification-related protein EAF6/MEAF6 (BUSCO:EOG092658WS;~COG:K;~EggNog:ENOG410PT7H;~InterPro:IPR015418;~PFAM:PF09340;~go_component: GO:0000123 - histone acetyltransferase complex [Evidence IEA];~go_process: GO:0016573 - histone acetylation [Evidence IEA]) → MAESATATPSAPVANTPAAAGGQGQGSEAGDTNSQTQQSQSTNQTQNQTNNNSSSATTANNNNNSNGNDNSNSNNENQPPDQRPNRGLPYYEKLRRELRDTISKKRLMDKTMAQLEDQIYRFEQSYLEETTAGNIIKGFDTYIKGSSTGSSLGASGISLGSSGVGTASRRKAAVTDNDRVFSKSSASFMRDSPAPSAQTTPSQAPTPNSTYNGSTGKPGNGGDTSSAAGSVKGSSSSKNKKKSASANKGDDDDDDKPPTKRLKISYGRD, encoded by the exons ATGGCCGAATCCGCAACCGCGACACCCTCCGCCCCCGTCGCAAAtacgccagcagcagcaggcgggcaagggcaaggctcAGAAGCAGGCGATACAAACTCTCAAACACAGCAAAGCCAATCCACGAACCAGACTCAAAatcaaacaaacaacaattcctcatcagcaacaacagccaaCAATAACAATAACAGTAACGGCAACGACAACAGTAACAGCAACAACGAAAACCAACCCCCAGACCAACGCCCAAACCGCGGCCTGCCGTACTACGAAAAGCTCCGCCGGGAACTGCGTGATACAATATCAAAGAAGAGGCTGATGGATAAGACCATG GCCCAACTAGAGGACCAAATCTACCGGTTTGAGCAATCCTACCTCGAAGAAACCACCGCcggaaacatcatcaagggCTTTGACACATATATCAAGGGCTCCTCAACAGGGTCGAGTCTAGGCGCGAGCGGAATCTCACTTGGCTCGTCGGGCGTGGGCACCGCGTCAAGACGCAAGGCCGCTGTGACGGATAACGACCGTGTATTCTCGAAGAGTTCGGCGAGTTTCATGCGT GATTCACCAGCCCCCTCAGCACAAACAACGCCATCGCAAGCACCAACGCCTAACTCAACATATAACGGATCTACTGGGAAACCAGGGAATGGCGGAGATACATCGTCTGCGGCCGGGAGTGTAAAGGGAAGTTCGTCatcgaagaacaagaagaagtcTGCGTCTGCAAATAAaggggatgacgacgatgatgacaagCCGCCTACGAAGCGGCTGAAGATTAGCTATGGGAGAGATTAG
- a CDS encoding fumarylacetoacetate hydrolase family protein (COG:Q;~EggNog:ENOG410PGIV;~InterPro:IPR011234,IPR036663;~PFAM:PF01557;~go_function: GO:0003824 - catalytic activity [Evidence IEA]) codes for MAAASIRANCRKVICIGRNYADHITELNNTKPKQPFFFLKPSSSILCPGEGPVLRPRGTNLHYEVELGLVMGKQLRDLDSNDDKGALDAIHSYLLTIDMTARNVQDEAKKKGLPWTIAKGFDTFLPVSQEILKSQIPDPHNAFLRLSVNNQARQADSSGLMLYRIPRLLAEISRVMTLEKGDLVLTGTPKGVGEVKSGDVMKASIEVDGKEIEQGKIDVEVKDREGRYDYGET; via the exons ATGGCAGCAGCCTCGATCAGAGCAAATTGCAGAAAGGTCATCTGTATTGGCCGTAACTATGC CGACCACATCACAGAGCTCAACAACACGAAGCCAAAGCAgccattcttcttcctgaAGCCATCATCCTCAATTCTTTGCCCCGGCGAGGGCCCCGTTCTGCGCCCGAGAGGCACAAACCTACACTATGAGGTCGAATTGGGTCTGGTAATGGGCAAGCAGCTTCGCGATTTGGATTCGAACGATGACAAGGGAGCTCTGGATGCGATTCACA GCTACCTCCTCACAATCGACATGACCGCGCGCAATGTCCAAGatgaggcgaagaagaagggcctGCCCTGGACCATTGCGAAAGGCTTCGATACTTTCCTCCCCGTTTCCCAGGAAATCCTCAAATCCCAAATTCCCGACCCGCACAATGCCTTCCTCCGCCTGAGCGTGAACAACCAAGCGCGCCAGGCTGATTCTTCTGGGCTGATGCTATACCGCATTCCTAGATTACTGGCGGAGATCTCGCGTGTGATGACTCTGGAGAAGGGAGACTTGGTTTTGACTGGGACACCCAAGGGAGTTGGTGAGGTTAAATCTGGTGATGTTATGAAGGCGTCGATCGAAGTTGATGGGAAAGAGATTGAGCAGGGCAAGATCGATGTTGAGGTCAAGGACCGGGAGGGGAGATATGATTATGGCGAGACCTAA
- a CDS encoding low-affinity Cu transporter (COG:P;~EggNog:ENOG410PPMQ;~InterPro:IPR007274;~PFAM:PF04145;~TransMembrane:3 (o42-62i138-158o164-180i);~go_component: GO:0016021 - integral component of membrane [Evidence IEA];~go_function: GO:0005375 - copper ion transmembrane transporter activity [Evidence IEA];~go_process: GO:0035434 - copper ion transmembrane transport [Evidence IEA]) — MDMDHGHHGHGDMDMGEGQCNMNMLFTWSTKNLCIVFSRWRVTGPISLLGSLVVIVLLAAGYEGIRQITRQYEVAHARRLSAFSAATVGSNDIADEAVSGTEPEPELEPEHHAYFRNVSSRLLVGSDNRRALERRGKITMAALYGVQVFYSFFIMLLFMTYNGFIMLAVAVGAFVGYLAFGENMSASKTVACH; from the exons atggacatggaccACGGTCATCACGGCCACggggatatggatatgggaGAAGGGCAGTGTAATATGAAT ATGCTATTTACCTGGTCCACGAAGAACCTCTGCATTGTCTTCTCGCGATGGCGAGTGACGGGTCCTATCTCGCTCCTTGGTTCCCTGGTTGTTATTGTGCTTCTGGCCGCGGGGTACGAGGGAATTAGACAAATTACTCGGCAGTACGAGGTGGCACATGCGCGACGACTAAGTGCGTTTTCTGCGGCTACAGTTGGAA GCAATGATATCGCCGACGAAGCCGTCTCGGGCactgaacctgaacctgaactTGAACCTGAACACCACGCGTATTTCCGCAACGTGAGCTCACGGCTACTTGTAGGTAGTGATAACAGGAGGGCTCTCGAGCGGAGGGGAAAGATCACCATGGCTGCACTCTATGGGGTGCAGGTGTTCTATAGCTTTTTCATCAT GCTCTTATTCATGACTTATAATGGTTTCATTATGCTTGCCGTTGCCGTTGGCGCGTTTGTTGGATATCTGGCGTTTGGAGAGAACATGTCTGCGTCGAAGACGGTTGCTTGTCATTGA
- the ams1 gene encoding alpha-mannosidase (BUSCO:EOG092607QZ;~CAZy:GH38;~COG:G;~EggNog:ENOG410PH3N;~InterPro:IPR015341,IPR037094,IPR011330,IPR000602, IPR027291,IPR028995,IPR011013,IPR041147,IPR011682;~PFAM:PF17677,PF01074,PF07748,PF09261;~go_function: GO:0003824 - catalytic activity [Evidence IEA];~go_function: GO:0004559 - alpha-mannosidase activity [Evidence IEA];~go_function: GO:0030246 - carbohydrate binding [Evidence IEA];~go_process: GO:0005975 - carbohydrate metabolic process [Evidence IEA];~go_process: GO:0006013 - mannose metabolic process [Evidence IEA]): MGGDVLRQAPSSLPRAPDGPVGQRIRSIYTDRLKQFTSKGQYENQNLIGKLFEATNSDKDHVKLSVYSVPDLQRPTFKDATSHDFKPTHIGASFGPSWSTHWFRIRLTIPENLRDKERLEFHWDANNEGLVWTEDGRPLQGLTGGGERVEWIIPDAWRDGKEHVFYIEMACNGMFGNAPGSDSIQPPKPDTYYTLNTARITAVNLEARALFYDFWIISDAAREFPAEGWESHEANVVANSIIDAFIAGNGSLGSIKEGRKIAQKYLGDKVDSAEVYETGTQPIVYGIGHCHIDTCWLWPWAETKRKVARSWSNQCDLMDRYPEHRFACSQAQQFKWLKQYYPSVFDRVKGWVKKGHFQPIGGSWVEHDTNMPSGESLVRQFLYGQRFFESNFGERSTTFWLPDTFGYSTQIPQICRLAGMSRFFTQKLSWNNINNFPHTTFKWVALDGSQVMCHMAPSETYTADAHFGDVKRSVTQHKSLDTDNTSLLVFGKGDGGGGPTFEHLEKLRRCRGLSDKTGSLPRASMGGSVDDFFAKLEKRSAEGTPFPTWYGELYFELHRGTYTTQANNKRNNRRAEFLLRELEFLATLASVTQSNYDYPKKEIDEMWEGVLICQFHDCLPGSCIEMCYDDSDELYAQIFDTGLKAREGALEALGFSRDGTIPVAINTLPWDRSEVVKLPKGMATTGSNHAPMSGGLGVIPQSKANSRASKVSVNEVKPGVFRLDNGKLRLDVENGIIKSLYDVDADREVIAPGGKAGQLVIFDDKPLYWQAWDVEVFHLESRKELQSGKTSIAENDPYRVSVVTETKISENSWVKTTISLAAASEGRLSHVEFESEVEWQETMRFLKVEFPVDITNTEASYETQYGIIKRPTHYNTSWDMAKFEVCTHKWADLSENGYGVSILNDSKYGFATCGNLMRLSLLRAPKAPDAHADMGRHSIRYGILPHTGPLDSRTIRAGYEFNHPLILDNSLSLPNKSSVDSVTAILRKIGLTGSPSLVLDAVKRGEDDEDIDSDPDISLPGAKRKGQSIILRVYESLGGKSRGTIRTEFQVKRVWKCNVLEDDEAPLDVADDGDGWKRVGIELRPFEVATFRLQL, translated from the exons ATGGGTGGAGACGTTCTCCGACAAGCTCCCAGCTCTCTGCCACGCGCGCCCGATGGCCCCGTCGGCCAACGCATCAGGAGCATCTACACAGACCGTCTAAAACAGTTTACTTCCAAGGGCCAGTACGAGAATCAGAATCTAATAGG GAAGCTCTTCGAGGCCACCAACTCGGACAAGGACCACGTCAAGCTCTCAGTCTATTCCGTTCCAGACCTCCAACGCCCGACCTTCAAGGACGCTACCTCCCATGACTTCAAACCTACCCATATTGGGGCATCTTTCGGCCCTAGTTGGTCGACCCACTGGTTCCGAATTCGGTTGACCATCCCAGAAAATTTGCGGGATAAGGAACGACTAGAGTTCCACTGGGATGCGAATAACGAAGGCTTAGTATGGACCGAGGATGGTCGCCCGTTGCAGGGTCTTACCGGTGGTGGGGAGCGAGTCGAGTGGATTATCCCTGACGCTTGGCGCGATGGGAAAGAGCATGTCTTTTACATTGAGATGGCATGCAACGGGATGTTTGGAAATGCCCCTGGCTCAGATTCCATTCAACCACCGAAACCGGATACGTATTACACCCTGAATACTGCGCGGATTACTGCGGTCAATCTGGAGGCGCGAGCTTTGTTCTATGATTTCTGGATCATATCTG ATGCCGCTAGGGAATTTCCTGCTGAGGGCTGGGAGTCTCACGAGGCCAACGTGGTGGCCAATTCCATCATCGATGCTTTTATTGCGGGTAATGGAAGCTTAGGATCAATCAAAGAAGGACGCAAGATTGCGCAGAAGTACCTTGGAGACAAGGTAGATTCGGCAGAAGTATACGAAACCGGCACTCAGCCGATTGTATATGGCATAGGGCACTGCCATATCGACACCTGCTGGCTTTGGCCGTGGGCAGAGACCAAGCGTAAAGTCGCGAGATCGTGGTCGAATCAGTGCGACCTCATGGATCGCTACCCGGAGCACCGTTTTGCTTGCTCTCAGGCCCAGCAATTCAAATGGCTGAAGCAGTATTATCCCTCGGTGTTTGACCGTGTCAAGGGTTGGGTTAAGAAGGGTCACTTTCAACCAATCGGTGGTAGCTGGGTCGAGCATGATACCAACATGCCCAGCGGTGAATCACTCGTTAGACAGTTCCTCTACGGACAAAGGTTCTTCGAAAGCAATTTCGGGGAACGCAGCACGACTTTCTGGCTTCCAGATACTTTCGGCTACTCCACGCAGATCCCACAGATTTGTCGACTAGCAGGCATGAGCCGTTTCTTCACACAGAAACTTAGCTggaacaacatcaacaacttcCCACATACAACCTTCAAATGGGTTGCGCTCGACGGAAGCCAAGTTATGTGCCATATGGCCCCGTCGGAAACATACACTGCCGATGCCCACTTTGGAGACGTAAAGCGCAGCGTAACCCAACACAAGTCTCTGGATACGGACAACACATCGCTTCTTGTTTTTGGTAAAGGTGATGGTGGCGGTGGGCCTACATTTGAGCACCTAGAAAAGCTTCGTCGCTGCCGTGGCCTCAGTGACAAGACGGGTTCGCTTCCGCGAGCATCGATGGGCGGCTCTGTTGATGATTTCTTCGCGAAACTGGAAAAGAGATCCGCAGAGGGTACACCATTTCCAACGTGGTACGGAGAGCTCTACTTTGAACTGCACCGCGGTACCTACACCACACAGGCGAACAATAAGCGCAATAACCGTCGAGCTGAGTTCTTACTTCGAGAGCTGGAGTTCCTGGCGACACTTGCATCTGTGACCCAGTCCAACTATGACTATCCTAAGAAGGAAATTGACGAGATGTGGGAAGGAGTGCTTATCTGTCAATTCCACGATTGCCTACCGGGTAGCTGTATTGAAATGTGCTATGACGATTCAGACGAACTGTACGCCCAGATCTTTGACACCGGTCTGAAAGCACGAGAGGGAGCTCTCGAAGCTCTCGGGTTCAGCAGAGATGGTACAATTCCAGTCGCCATCAATACCCTACCATGGGACAGGTCCGAGGTGGTTAAGCTCCCCAAGGGGATGGCCACAACCGGGTCCAACCATGCGCCGATGAGTGGAGGTCTTGGTGTCATCCCACAATCCAAAGCCAACTCTAGGGCCTCTAAAGTCAGCGTGAACGAGGTCAAGCCCGGAGTGTTCCGCCTTGACAACGGAAAACTGCGACTTGACGTGGAGAACGGCATCATAAAATCACTATATGATGTTGATGCAGACCGCGAAGTCATCGCCCCAGGCGGCAAAGCCGGTCAGCTAGTTATCTTCGATGATAAGCCTCTCTACTGGCAAGCATGGGACGTCGAAGTCTTCCACCTCGAATCGCGCAAAGAACTCCAATCCGGCAAAACCAGTATCGCTGAGAACGACCCCTACCGCGTCAGCGTCGTCACCGAAACGAAGATTAGCGAGAACAGCTGGGTCAAGACAACCATCAGCCTCGCCGCTGCCTCGGAAGGCAGACTGTCTCACGTCGAGTTCGAAAGCGAAGTCGAATGGCAGGAAACGATGAGATTCCTTAAAGTCGAATTTCCTGTCGACATCACAAACACTGAGGCGTCCTACGAAACTCAATACGGTATCATCAAACGCCCAACTCACTACAACACAAG CTGGGACATGGCCAAATTCGAAGTCTGCACACACAAATGGGCCGACCTGTCAGAAAACGGCTACGGCGTATCCATCCTCAACGACTCCAAATACGGCTTCGCAACATGCGGCAACCTCATGCGTCTTTCCCTCCTCCGTGCCCCCAAGGCGCCAGACGCCCACGCCGACATGGGCCGCCACTCAATCCGCTACGGTATCCTCCCGCATACCGGCCCTCTAGACTCTCGAACCATCAGGGCCGGATACGAGTTCAACCACCcgctcatcctcgacaactcCCTATCTCTACCCAACAAATCAAGTGTAGACTCCGTCACCGCGATCCTCCGCAAGATCGGACTCACGGGGTCCCCGTCCTTGGTACTTGACGCAGTCAAGCGCGgtgaagacgacgaggatatcgacaGCGATCCGGATATCTCGCTCCCAGGCGCAAAGCGCAAGGGCCAGAGTATTATTCTGCGAGTTTACGAGAGTCTGGGTGGGAAGAGCCGCGGCACAATTAGAACTGAGTTCCAGGTTAAGCGTGTGTGGAAGTGTAATGTccttgaggatgatgaggcgcCGCTTGATGTTGCggatgatggggatgggtggaagagggttggTATTGAGCTGAGGCCGTTTGAGGTTGCGACGTTTAGATTGCAGTTgtag
- a CDS encoding uncharacterized protein (COG:S;~EggNog:ENOG410Q03F): MEPSQLQQVQPASLLWAHELRRENVQLVSQMDKLNTILTSATNTISTLHESVELLTARIQHLEEQHKQQQQEFEHKIIELENDRMETQNWAVRLDQACKDFGDLAMDNQALRGMFSGTCAKVDAVEADNATLRGEVKEVSKNVNTIKSGNKTLTRELGEASRGLHALVAENEALLKGEIQGVSGKVDTLETENGTLKWNLDNVIRTFGRIECENEEVKERVCVVEKEAAVQEKQVARVVKWMSMRTMGGDKEKRGPRRAAADQDQDMHMPDSNPTPASRQSARLSSQRVVSETTWGSLSDLDRPCTSVSNKNSGHGSLHKDDRKSKDQKILESIRQKRRTLKEYISSTDALRARHTSIPEEALVMAFMAGLDDDDLRMQVIDVTRQAGLSWESVMSSVQSKEQGPMERAENNNNRAPGRRNVATRTTGKRKENRRRTIPIVPADEEDELFVT, translated from the exons ATGGAGCcatcgcagctgcagcaggtgCAGCCAGCATCACTCCTCTGGGCTCACGAACTCCGTCGCGAAAACGTCCAACTTGTGTCGCAGATGGATAAACTGAATACGATCCTCACGTCGGCTACGAATACCATTAGCACGCTGCACGAGAGTGTTGAGCTCCTGACCGCGCGCATACAACATCTAGAAGAGCAACacaagcaacaacagcaagagTTTGAGCACAAGATTATTGAACTCGAGAATGACAGAATGGAAACTCAGAACTGGGCAGTGAGACTTGATCAGGCTTGTAAGGATTTTGGCGATCTCGCGATGGACAATCAGGCGTTACGGGGCATGTTTAGCGGTACTTGCGCGAAGGTTGATGCAGTTGAGGCAGATAATGCGACATTGAGGGGGGAGGTTAAGGAGGTTTCGAAGAACGTTAATACCATTAAGAGTGGGAATAAGACGTTGACGCGTGAGCTTGGGGAGGCTTCGAGGGGGCTCCATGCGCTGGTAGCTGAGAATGAGGCGTTGTTGAAGGGAGAGATCCAGGGTGTTTCGGGGAAGGTTGATACCTTGGAGACTGAGAATGGGACGTTGAAATGGAATCTTGACAATGTCATTCGAACGTTTGGGAGGATCGAGTGTGAGAATGAGGAGGTGAAAGAGCGGGTTTGCgtggttgagaaggaggctgcggtgCAGGAAAAACAAGTTGCGCGGGTGGTGAAGTGGATGTCTATGAGGACTATGGGCGGGGATAAGGAAAAAAGAG GGCCGAGGcgagctgcagcagatcaAGATCAGGACATGCATATGCCAGACTCAAATCCTACGCCAGCATCACGACAATCCGCTCGGTTATCTTCACAACGGGTGGTCTCCGAGACGACTTGGGGTTCGTTGAGTGATCTTGATCGACCCTGTACTAGTGTTAGCAACAAAAATTCCGGTCATGGCTCACTACATAAAGATGATAGGAAGAGCAAGGATCAGAAGATTCTTGAATCAATACGTCAGAAACGACGGACGCTGAAGGAGTACATTTCGTCGACAGATGCGCTTCGAGCCCGCCACACGTCTATACCGGAGGAAGCACTTGTTATGGCCTTcatggctgggttggatgaCGACGACCTGAGGATGCAAGTAATAGACGTTACGCGCCAGGCCGGCCTCTCATGGGAAAGCGTGATGTCTTCCGTGCAGAGTAAAGAACAAGGGCCCATGGAACGAGCAGAGAACAATAACAATCGCGCTCCAGGACGGCGAAATGTAGCCACTAGAACGACGGGAAAACGCAAGGAAAACAGGAGACGAACGATACCCATTGTGCCggctgatgaggaggatgagctttTTGTTACATGA